ATTGATCGGCCAGCCAATACAGGTCCGAATTCCAATCTAGATGTGAAAAATCCGTTTTCAAATGCAGATCATTTAATACACATCTTCTTCTCAGAGATCCAGCTGAGAGGTCTCCTCCTCTGCCCACAAAGTCCACCCACccgaaaatgaaaagaagagtTTCTGCGATGGCCACTCTTCTTTTCATTGCAGCTCTCATGGCTGCCTCTGGCTTTGTATGCGAAGCAGCTGATTCTAAAGGATCATTTACAGATAATTTCAATATAATGTGGTCTGAGAACCATTTTACCACCTCTGAAGACGGGCAGACCTGGTATCTCGCCTTGGACAAAGAAACAGGTAAACAAATACACGAGATTCTTTGCTTTAGTTTGAAGGCAAGGCACTCTTTGTGAttataatagtatatatatatatatttttcaaaaaaattgaataggTTGTGGGTTTCAAACAAAGCAAAGTTATAGATTTGGGTGGTTTAGCATGAAGCTGAAGTTGGTCGGAGGTGACTCTGCCGGCGTAGTGACAGCTTACTATGTAAGTTTTTGAGACTTTTCTGgaactttttatcaaatatcAGATGCACGTACCCAATGCCGAAAAGCTTCTGTTCTTCATTCTTATTAATGTTCTGACTTCTGAGCATGTGAATGTTGTAGATGTGCACGGAAAATGGGGCAGGGCCGACGAGAGATGAGTTGGATTTTGAGTTCTTGGGGAATAGGACCGGGCAGCCGTATCTGATTCAGACAAACGTGTACAAGAATGGAATTGGTGGCCGTGAGATGAGGCACATGCTTTGGTTCGACCCCACCGAGGACTTCCATAGCTATTCCATCCTCTGGAACAACCACCAGATTGTGTAAGTTTCTTCCACTCCTTGAGacccttttttctttaagcCACTCATTGAATCTCCTACTTCTGCATAAGAATTTAAACGTGGTTCCACCGACGGTAACAAACGATGTTTCTTCTTTATTAGCATCAATCAAGGAAAAATACAATGAAGCTTTCTCTTTTCTTATCAATAGCCTTTATTTATAAGCAACAACACTCTTCTTCTAAGAGAATTTGGATTTACAATAGAGAAAGAACATAATTTATAATCCTAAGAGAATATACGATCCTACCAAGAAGACAATAAGATTTCTAATCCGACAATTAAGTACTAAAATTCCAACAATGATCCAATAGTTTTAATATAATCAATAGAGCTAGACATATGGGAACCGTTAATATAAGCTTGGGCCCTTTTAAGGGAGGAGGCTTGTGGCCACTATATCCTAGATATAAGTATCTCCAAAATCTCTTGAAAATGAGACCTTAATTTAACAAGTTGCAACAATATTTATctcaaagcataaatttatgAATTTAGACCTAAGATCAAGATCTCTTAATTAGCTCCACGAAGAAAAAGGTTGTACGACTCACCTACTTTAAACTTGTCCAAGTTATCGGATCCATCAGCCTCAAGCAAATAAACCTCACAACTCTCTCTTTTTTGCAGCTAATTATAAGAAATTCTCATCCATTTATTATATGGGTAGTGATTCTATCAATTTTGGCAACCTGAACAGTAAAtgtgagaaattttttatagAACTTTATTTGTACGAACAAATTTCAAGCAGCCTGTCCATGTTTGGATATTTAGGCTTTATAAGAACTTTCTCATATTTGTTGCCCAAATTACTAACGACCTGAACATTAAATTGCTGTGAATTCGATCTTTATAACACACACGACTTGTTCATGATTATAACCAATCACATTCAGCACATGTATACTGCACAGCACCGACATCACCTTTTGTTTTCTGTCGGTGAAACTCACAGGctagaattttttctttttctttttctttttattatttttggatgaataatttcttttttttattttgaaatacgGAAACAGGTTTTTTGTGGATAGCGTTCCGATGAGGGTGTACAAGAACAATGGGGAAGCAAACGACTTCTTCCCCAACGAGAAGCCCATGTACTTGTTTTCCAGCATATGGAACGCCGACGACTGGGCCACGAGAGGCGGGCTGGAGAAGACGAACTGGACCAAGGCCCCATTTGTGTCTTCTTACAAGGACTTCGGCGTCGAGGGGTGCCAATGGGAGGACCCTTATCCTGCATGCGTCTCAACCACGACTGATAATTGGTGGGATCAATACAATGCCTGGCATCTCTCCGATTCCCAGAAAATGGACTTTGCTTGGGTGCAGAGAAACCTTGTTATATACGATTATTGCAAGGACTATGAACGCTACCCAACGGTGCCCGGGGAGTGTTCGTTGAGTCCGTGGGATTAATCAAACCACttgattttatccaatttttccaattttcatTTTACATCGATCGGTataaggtgttttttttttttttttttgtgccatTATTAACTATGTGAAAATTAGATTTCTATTTGATTTATTCAATTATTCATATAAGTTATAAATGAGTAAGTtttgattaaaataaataaattgagtgTAATTTATTGAGCTACGACACTTACTGCCCATAAGAACCAACAATGGGACATTGACACATAGTAACTTAAGAgacatgtcagtttaataaattagttttttttttctttataagtaataaattagattttttgttcaaaaaaaaaaaagtaataaattagttagtttaaaaaaatatttggagagaCCCAATTTGAGTAGGGTTTGGCCATTTTGTGGAGGGTATTAGaaaataattgtgttctttGCGTTCTCATaatttgtatatgttgagagGGACGCCAATTCAGCAACCCATGGTCTAACTCGAGAAGTTGCCACTCATGGCATAGATTTATTTTGGCTGGAAGACGAGTAATTCTAGATGTCATACTCATGTTCTTTtaataatgatgtgacttttaaaattaccattagacttgtgattaattattattaaattttaatcaaatgatgattttaaaagttactgCTACTATGGTGGATGAACATAGATTCTCAGGTAATGTAAGGGTGAGATGGAATAAACCCCCAATGGGTGTTATGAAGATCAATTTGAACAAAGAGACGAAAATTATGGGAGTTTGTATTGTAATTCAAGATGATAATGAAGCTTTTGTGGCAGCTTTTTCTAAGATTGTTCTCTACATTGTAGATCCACTCACTGCCAAAACAATAGTTGTTTGACATGCTGCGCAGTTGGCTTGTAATCTAAGACTACAAAATGTACTTTTAGAAGGTGACTCCCTGAATGTAATTGTAGATTTGAAGGAGGGCCCTTGTGGAAGTGGTAATGGACAATTAATCTCTAATACTAAGCTCATTCTTTCTCGTTTAGGTCATTATAATTTTCACCATGTTAAAAGGGATGCTCATTATATggcaaaatttgttttttttcaattgttaaaTAAAGTCTAGATGGAGAATTGCCCATCTATTATTCAGAATATTGTACTTGAGGAGCAAGCAGAAGATtcctaaacaataaaattatctttatctcaaaaatgaacaagaaaaagagtgaagTTTAAAATTACTCGGAAGATATTCCTCTCATTATATATGGCATTGTAGGCAGAGAACTTTCTGTCcctatttgattttttggatcttttgagatttttataagaaatatatttgttaaagaaaaaaaaaaaaaaaaaacatttattcaaGTTGGCTTGACACCGCGTCTCCCATTCCATTACCCACCGCGCacggaaataaaataaaatttgaggggCAATTCAGTAAATCGATTCACTTTGGTCTTTGGGCTTCGGGCTTCACAGGGTCTGTGAGAGGTTAGGGCTCCGATTCTGAGAGAGAGAAGCATCAAAATTCACGGAGGAGGACAATGGTGTGCGAGAAGTGTAAGCGTTTCGTGATTTTCCCTCTGCGACTGATGTTCCTCTAATTGGAATCATGTAGTTTGGATGATAGCCTTTTGATATTTGAAACTTTTATTcgtaaattttgttttgattttgggtTGGGTTGTGTGTAGGTGAGAAGAAGCTATCGAAGGTCATAGTGCCGGACAAGTGGAAAGAAGGAGCGAGCAATACCACTGAAGGCGGTGGCCGCAAGATCAACGAGAACAAGCTCCTCTCCAAAAAGAGCAGGTTCTTTTCTTCTCTCGTGTAAAATTTTCCAATTTGATggtattatattatttttccaaaaataaaaaaattgttgagttATTCCTTGGcttaaatatatattcttttgctTTGGTGAGTGCTTTGCTTGTTTTGGTTGCGATGTTAATGAGCCATGGTTGTTGGTAGTAATTTTATGATAATTTGATTCACTAAGATAAATTCATTGCAATAAAGTTCTATTATGGTCGAATTCATGTAATCAATTGCAATTTGCCTTGAGTTTGCAGTGTTTGGTGAAAGAAGTGGGATACATAGTTTACCCTGGTGTTGGTTTTTATTGCACGCTAGAATTCTGGTTTTTTTACCGCAGTATGTGGGGTTTTGATTAGGGTTATGATCGGCAACAGAGTTAAGATTTTCGTGCAGACTTCATTTGATTAATCCTGTTATAGGGTTCTTAGGGGGTGTTGCAAGAACTGAATTGGCTTCCTGTTTCTTGAAAGCCAGAATCTGAGACTAGATGATGTGCTCTTTATGTACTGTAACAG
This DNA window, taken from Alnus glutinosa chromosome 5, dhAlnGlut1.1, whole genome shotgun sequence, encodes the following:
- the LOC133867709 gene encoding probable xyloglucan endotransglucosylase/hydrolase protein 8 yields the protein MKRRVSAMATLLFIAALMAASGFVCEAADSKGSFTDNFNIMWSENHFTTSEDGQTWYLALDKETGCGFQTKQSYRFGWFSMKLKLVGGDSAGVVTAYYMCTENGAGPTRDELDFEFLGNRTGQPYLIQTNVYKNGIGGREMRHMLWFDPTEDFHSYSILWNNHQIVFFVDSVPMRVYKNNGEANDFFPNEKPMYLFSSIWNADDWATRGGLEKTNWTKAPFVSSYKDFGVEGCQWEDPYPACVSTTTDNWWDQYNAWHLSDSQKMDFAWVQRNLVIYDYCKDYERYPTVPGECSLSPWD